A single window of Salvia splendens isolate huo1 chromosome 6, SspV2, whole genome shotgun sequence DNA harbors:
- the LOC121806686 gene encoding protein LAZY 1-like: MKLLGWMHRKFKQNSSETPKEFSFGFSGQPSLDDLQSYQKGGYGGKPFTKAHRDMYRRNSFTSLEAAREEEEDLEEEERATALTELFHGFLHIGTLGTEPVITDVPPTPTFSISVDHIAEKETKVTENELKLINDELEKVLAAEGDSCNLSSGRNSHVSAGRISHCSVITLSGKPPLDNAESGSEATICPLQSYLFGSAIGMQETTTPPVQKEQRTSLGELFQKTKQAEEKRAEKETEKSAVHAMKKMLKRKISSNPTTAETKLNKILQMFNRKVHPENSTCCSQNHNPTKNEMKRISGGHVMEYSNGGLRPSAEDIIIYPHQARENMLSYKNNQSQNATKAGGDELWVKTDADYLVLEL; the protein is encoded by the exons ATGAAG CTCTTAGGATGGATGCATCGCAAGTTCAAGCAGAACAGCAGCGAAACGCCAAAAGAATTTTCATTCG GTTTTAGCGGGCAGCCCTCGTTGGACGACCTGCAGTCGTACCAGAAGGGAGGCTATGGCGGCAAGCCCTTCACGAAGGCGCATAGGGACATGTACCGGAGGAACTCCTTTACGAGCCTAGAGGCTGCgagggaggaagaggaggatctTGAGGAGGAGGAAAGGGCAACTGCTCTGACAGAGCTCTTTCATGGCTTCCTTCACATTGGCACTCTAGGGACTGAGCCGGTGATCACGGACGTCCCACCAACGCCAACATTCTCCATCTCTGTGGACCACATAGCTGAGAAGGAGACCAAAGTGACAGAGAATGAACTGAAGCTGATCAATGATGAACTTGAAAAGGTACTTGCAGCAGAGGGTGACAGCTGCAATCTCTCATCAGGGAGGAACAGCCATGTTAGTGCTGGAAGGATCAGCCACTGCAGTGTTATTACACTAAGCGGGAAGCCGCCTCTCGACAATGCTGAGAGTGGGAGTGAGGCAACCATCTGTCCTTTACAGAGCTACCTTTTTGGATCAGCAATTGGGATGCAAGAGACGACTACACCACCGGTGCAGAAGGAGCAACGGACCTCTCTCGGGGAGCTCTTTCAGAAGACGAAGCAAGCAGAAGAGAAGAGGGCTGAGAAGGAAACAGAGAAGTCAGCAGTTCATGCCATGAAAAAAATGCTCAAGAGGAAAATCTCTTCAAATCCAACCACAGCTGAAACTAAACTGAATAAG ATTCTGCAGATGTTCAATAGAAAGGTTCATCCCGAGAACTCGACTTGCTGTTCGCAGAATCATAACCCGACCAAGAATGAGATGAAGAGGATCAGTGGTGGCCATGTGATGGAATACAGCAATGGAGGGCTACGGCCATCGGCCGAAGACATCATAATATATCCACATCAAGCAAGGGAAAACATGTTGAGCTACAAGAATAACCAATCCCAGAATGCAACAAAAGCCGGTGGTGATGAGCTTTGGGTGAAGACTGATGCAGACT ATTTGGTGTTGGAGCTCTGA
- the LOC121809211 gene encoding uncharacterized protein LOC121809211, producing MRNKGKVHPSPNSTTTAATAADAFSLLNLLPAAILSLLTILSLQEREALAYMLSISLHSSSAAAAKKPPQCPHNSPPLLHCDCFHCYTAFWLRWDSSPNRLLIHRAIDAFELQLTSAAAPKTKKRRDKFSRRSKPSSPENQELRISAAAPPPPPAAEVEVGELSIPGVSVEKTEVAAAAPSHKGLARKVLPDVMGIFSSRLWRLWSPNV from the coding sequence ATGAGAAACAAAGGCAAAGTCCATCCTTCTCCCAattccaccaccaccgccgccaccgccgcagACGCTTTTTCTCTCCTCAATCTCCTCCCCGCCGCCATTCTCTCTCTCCTCACCATCCTCTCTCTCCAAGAGCGCGAGGCCCTCGCCTACATGCTCTCAATCTCCCTCCattcctcctccgccgccgccgccaaaaAGCCGCCGCAGTGCCCCCACAACTCGCCGCCGCTCCTACACTGCGACTGCTTCCACTGCTACACCGCCTTCTGGCTCCGCTGGGATTCCTCCCCCAACCGCCTCCTCATCCACCGCGCCATCGACGCTTTCGAGCTCCAActcacctccgccgccgcccccAAAACCAAGAAGCGCAGAGACAAATTCAGCCGCCGGAGCAAACCCTCATCGCCGGAAAATCAAGAACTCCGCATCTCCGCCGCCgctccgccgccaccaccgGCGGCGGAGGTTGAAGTCGGTGAATTGAGCATCCCGGGAGTGAGTGTGGAGAAAACggaggtggcggcggcggcgccgtCGCATAAAGGGCTGGCGAGGAAAGTGTTGCCGGACGTCATGGGGATATTCAGCTCGCGTTTATGGAGGCTTTGGAGTCCGAATGTGTGA
- the LOC121809652 gene encoding uncharacterized protein LOC121809652, with translation MGKLICDSTASSPVVPWRDPTTTPSSEIADQASVPPPEIAWESVPGLEDQQKKHLTRLYTKGVLWKHPEDKSLNIVFRLVHGGEVEADGNCLFTAARKSMGIDCAARELRLRTVKRFVEDFGSVNEETRRFIQSAIRNMYAPDLKSGWGIHVVQEVKMLAKKEDREGLDSAIDELVQLGMQREMAAESIYKERCIAVNDGLSWAKYMSISGSSEDEYHIINLQYTEEGLLTVDENRDGHAAAFGDDIAIECLATEFKREIFVLQAHGSDAMVDEDNCVFFLPHRPRSEICEAPLFLFMKGTGWCGAGADHYEPLVAHRSVLSSMEKVALVL, from the exons ATGGGAAAGCTAATCTGCGACTCAACGGCGTCGTCACCGGTGGTCCCATGGCGCGATCCGACCACCACCCCATCCTCCGAAATCGCCGATCAGGCATCGGTGCCGCCGCCGGAGATCGCGTGGGAGAGCGTGCCGGGGCTGGAGGACCAGCAGAAGAAGCATCTCACGCGCCTCTACACCAAGGGGGTCCTGTGGAAGCATCCCGAGGATAAGAGCCTCAACATTGTTTTCAGGCTCGTGCACGGCGGAGAGGTCGAGGCGGACGGGAACTGCCTCTTCACGGCGGCGCGTAAGTCTATGGGGATCGATTGCGCGGCGCGTGAGCTGCGCCTGAGGACGGTCAAGCGATTCGTCGAGGATTTTGGATCGGTCAACGAGGAGACGAGGAGGTTCATCCAATCCGCGATTAGGAACATGTACGCGCCGGATCTGAAGTCGGGGTGGGGTATCCATGTTGTCCAGGAGGTTAAGATGCTGGCGAAGAAGGAAGATCGGGAGGGTTTGGATTCCGCCATTGATGAACTCGTGCAGCTCGGTATGCAGAG AGAAATGGCTGCTGAGTCTATTTACAAAGAGAGATGTATAGCTGTGAATGATGGACTGAGTTGGGCCAAGTACATGTCGATATCAGGATCCAGTGAGGACGAATACCATATCATCAATCTGCAGTACACGGAGGAGGGTTTACTGACGGTCGATGAGAACAGAGATGGCCATGCCGCAGCTTTTGGTGATGACATAGCAATAGAGTGCCTCGCCACTGAGTTCAAAAGAGAAATCTTTGTG CTGCAAGCGCACGGATCAGATGCAATGGTCGACGAAGACAACTGTGTGTTCTTCTTGCCTCACCGGCCAAGAAGTGAGATTTGTGAGGCGCCATTGTTTCTGTTCATGAAAGGGACGGGATGGTGTGGAGCTGGAGCAGATCATTACGAGCCATTGGTGGCGCATCGGTCAGTGCTGAGCTCCATGGAGAAAGTAGCCTTGGTGCTCTAG